A single Verrucomicrobiia bacterium DNA region contains:
- the ftsA gene encoding cell division protein FtsA translates to MFDSSSIVVGLEIGTSKVCVIVGEVNGESAPNIIGVARLKSRGVRKGEIIDPRAVEEDVRTVISDVENQTKVEINSVYLGVSGGHIRGFNNRGMHPVVSADREISHEDVADVVKNAKAINLPQEHTVLHAIRQDFFVDGQNGVKRPVGMLGARLEVDVHVVHGHLNRLQNAVRVVRGMQLEVEEVVFNGLASSLAVLTPVQKNLGALLIDLGAGTTNYVVYERGVVRHTGVLAVGGDHVTNDLAYGLKVPQGRAEQLKIAHGHALMAARDEDLNVEIKNDLGLPMNRINLNHLRRIMSLRLEETFELIAQDVAQKGLLEYLRAGVVLTGGGSRSRGITELAEQVFGLPVTVGKITGVSSLKSSIDEPEFATGVGLIYFGSLKSRREQQRPSLFGSLKHALGKLLPR, encoded by the coding sequence ATGTTTGATTCCTCTTCAATCGTCGTTGGTCTGGAAATCGGAACGTCCAAGGTTTGCGTGATTGTGGGCGAGGTCAATGGTGAATCCGCCCCCAACATCATCGGGGTGGCGCGCTTAAAGTCTCGCGGAGTGCGCAAGGGCGAAATCATAGATCCCCGGGCGGTGGAGGAAGATGTGCGCACGGTTATCAGCGACGTGGAAAACCAGACCAAAGTTGAAATCAACAGCGTTTACTTGGGTGTATCGGGCGGCCACATCCGCGGTTTCAATAATCGGGGCATGCACCCGGTGGTTTCAGCGGATCGCGAAATCAGTCACGAGGACGTTGCGGATGTCGTCAAGAACGCCAAAGCCATCAATCTGCCGCAGGAGCACACCGTGCTTCATGCCATCCGCCAGGACTTTTTTGTGGATGGCCAGAATGGCGTCAAACGGCCCGTCGGCATGTTGGGGGCGCGGTTGGAGGTGGACGTTCATGTCGTGCATGGACATTTGAACCGCCTGCAGAATGCCGTGCGTGTGGTGCGCGGCATGCAACTGGAGGTGGAGGAGGTGGTTTTTAACGGCCTGGCGTCATCGCTGGCGGTGCTGACGCCGGTGCAAAAAAATCTCGGCGCGTTACTCATAGATTTGGGGGCGGGCACGACGAATTACGTGGTGTACGAGCGGGGCGTGGTGCGGCACACCGGCGTTTTGGCGGTGGGCGGCGATCACGTGACCAACGATCTGGCTTACGGTTTGAAGGTGCCGCAAGGTCGTGCGGAACAACTCAAGATTGCCCACGGTCATGCGTTGATGGCCGCGAGAGATGAGGATCTGAACGTCGAAATCAAGAATGATCTCGGGTTGCCGATGAACCGGATCAACCTGAATCATTTGCGGCGGATCATGTCGCTGCGGCTCGAGGAAACGTTTGAATTGATTGCTCAGGACGTGGCGCAAAAAGGTTTGCTGGAATATCTGCGCGCCGGCGTGGTCTTGACGGGAGGCGGCTCGCGAAGCCGTGGCATCACGGAACTGGCGGAGCAGGTGTTTGGGTTGCCGGTGACGGTTGGCAAGATCACCGGGGTCAGCAGTTTGAAGTCCTCCATTGACGAGCCTGAATTCGCGACGGGGGTTGGCCTGATTTATTTCGGCTCGTTGAAAAGTCGGCGGGAACAACAACGCCCCTCACTATTCGGCAGCCTCAAACACGCATTGGGAAAATTACTGCCTCGTTAA
- a CDS encoding cell division FtsZ family protein, producing the protein MEAQAEKTSGAANPDATVRVKIIGVGTAGAMLVKALPLSEFAPASLAFVNTDASIPVGPQPQLLLTSQPLRGLGTGGDPELGRQLAEERYADLQAICAQTDVVFLLAGLGGGAGSGVTPVLARAAKESGALVLAFVTLPFACEGNRRQLQAQQALAELNGEADAAVCLANQKVLPLLNERATVLESFHAGAQLLIEAVRGAWRLLQRSGLVQLRFQDLCAVLRENHEASCFATVEAQGATRGPLVLEKILAHPLLAGGEAFTGATSMLVSIVGGSDLTMAEVDELMRKLSERCIGTRILMGATIDPAFQDRLSVTVFVACAAKAERAAAGGPDGQRKPAAATQLDVELLNPEDTTRPESRLEPAATPLTADQRATILTKQVGKSGRVRKRVASPRMKQTTLPLDLVSKGRFDKSEPTIHKGEDLDLPTYVRRGISLN; encoded by the coding sequence ATGGAAGCCCAAGCTGAAAAAACCTCAGGCGCGGCGAACCCCGACGCAACCGTTCGCGTTAAAATCATCGGGGTCGGCACGGCGGGCGCGATGTTGGTCAAGGCGCTGCCACTGTCGGAATTTGCCCCGGCCAGTTTGGCGTTCGTGAACACCGACGCTTCAATTCCGGTCGGGCCGCAACCGCAGTTGTTGCTGACGTCGCAACCGCTGCGGGGTTTGGGCACCGGAGGCGACCCCGAGCTGGGCCGTCAATTGGCCGAGGAGCGTTATGCGGATTTGCAGGCCATCTGTGCCCAGACTGACGTTGTCTTTCTGCTGGCGGGATTGGGGGGCGGCGCCGGCTCCGGGGTGACTCCGGTGTTGGCTCGAGCCGCGAAAGAAAGCGGAGCGCTGGTGCTGGCCTTCGTGACCCTGCCGTTTGCCTGCGAAGGGAATCGCCGCCAATTACAGGCGCAACAAGCCTTGGCGGAACTTAATGGCGAAGCTGACGCCGCGGTTTGCCTCGCCAACCAGAAAGTGCTGCCGCTGCTCAACGAGCGCGCGACGGTGTTGGAAAGTTTTCACGCCGGCGCGCAACTGTTGATCGAAGCCGTGCGCGGCGCGTGGCGTTTGCTGCAACGTTCGGGTCTGGTTCAATTACGCTTTCAGGACCTCTGCGCCGTCCTGCGGGAAAATCATGAGGCCAGTTGTTTTGCCACGGTGGAGGCTCAGGGCGCCACGCGAGGGCCGCTGGTGCTTGAGAAAATACTGGCTCATCCGTTGCTGGCGGGAGGAGAAGCTTTCACCGGCGCCACGAGCATGCTGGTCAGCATTGTAGGCGGCTCGGATCTGACGATGGCCGAGGTGGATGAATTGATGCGAAAACTTTCCGAACGCTGCATCGGCACCCGCATACTGATGGGGGCCACGATTGATCCGGCTTTTCAGGATCGCCTCAGTGTCACCGTGTTTGTGGCTTGCGCTGCCAAAGCGGAACGCGCCGCCGCGGGCGGGCCGGACGGTCAGCGGAAACCAGCCGCCGCCACTCAGTTGGATGTCGAACTGTTGAATCCCGAAGACACCACTCGCCCGGAATCGCGACTCGAGCCGGCGGCGACGCCGCTGACTGCGGATCAACGCGCCACCATTTTGACCAAACAGGTTGGTAAATCGGGGCGCGTTCGTAAACGCGTCGCCAGCCCCCGCATGAAACAGACGACTTTGCCCCTGGACCTGGTGAGCAAGGGACGCTTCGATAAGAGCGAGCCGACAATTCACAAGGGAGAGGATTTGGACCTGCCCACTTACGTGCGTCGCGGCATTTCCCTGAATTAA
- a CDS encoding Gfo/Idh/MocA family oxidoreductase codes for MSKKFNIAIVGLGFGAEFIPLWQKHPHTHCYAICQRNRKKLDAVGDYFGVTNRYTDFAQLLKDPNVDAVHINSPIPDHAWMSIAALKAGKHVACTVPMATSIADCKKIVELARRTGLKYMMMETVVYAREYLFMKERLDKGELGKLQFVQASHQQDMDGWPNYWPGLPPMWYATHCVGPVAGLIGKPAEYVSCFGSGTIRKELIKCYGSPFAVETAHIKFKGTDVSGRIIRSLFDTARQYRESIDVYGSKRTVEWPLIEHEPLVVHAAKKPEPKIPQRVTCPDFAKRLPKSIAKYTKQGVYDASKKTHLSFTQGSGHGGSHPHLTHEFASALVENRDPFPNAKQSANWTCVGLCAHDSALQGGKIIRLPQFTH; via the coding sequence ATGAGCAAAAAATTCAATATCGCGATTGTCGGACTGGGGTTCGGGGCGGAATTTATTCCCCTCTGGCAAAAACATCCACACACTCATTGTTACGCCATTTGTCAGCGTAACCGGAAGAAACTGGACGCCGTGGGCGACTACTTTGGCGTGACCAACCGTTACACGGATTTCGCGCAACTGCTCAAGGACCCGAATGTGGATGCCGTTCACATCAATTCGCCCATCCCGGATCACGCCTGGATGAGCATCGCCGCGCTCAAGGCGGGCAAGCACGTGGCCTGCACCGTCCCGATGGCGACCAGCATCGCCGATTGCAAAAAGATCGTGGAGCTGGCGCGGCGCACGGGATTGAAATACATGATGATGGAAACCGTGGTGTACGCCCGGGAATACCTTTTCATGAAGGAACGGCTCGACAAGGGCGAGTTGGGCAAACTGCAATTTGTCCAAGCGAGTCATCAACAGGACATGGACGGCTGGCCAAATTATTGGCCCGGGCTGCCGCCGATGTGGTACGCCACGCATTGCGTGGGTCCGGTGGCCGGACTGATTGGTAAACCGGCGGAGTACGTTTCGTGTTTCGGCTCGGGCACCATCCGCAAGGAACTGATCAAGTGCTACGGTTCGCCTTTCGCCGTGGAGACGGCGCACATCAAATTCAAGGGGACCGACGTATCGGGCCGAATCATCCGCAGCTTGTTTGACACCGCGCGGCAGTATCGTGAGAGCATTGACGTTTATGGCTCGAAGCGGACGGTGGAGTGGCCGTTGATCGAACACGAACCGCTGGTGGTGCATGCGGCGAAGAAACCCGAACCCAAGATTCCGCAACGCGTTACCTGCCCGGACTTCGCCAAGCGCCTGCCCAAGAGCATCGCCAAATACACGAAACAAGGGGTCTATGACGCATCAAAGAAGACCCACTTGAGTTTCACGCAGGGCAGCGGTCACGGCGGCAGTCACCCGCATCTGACCCACGAGTTCGCTTCGGCGCTGGTCGAGAATCGCGATCCCTTTCCGAATGCCAAACAATCCGCCAACTGGACGTGCGTGGGATTGTGCGCGCATGATTCGGCGTTGCAAGGCGGCAAGATTATCCGTCTGCCACAGTTCACTCATTAA
- a CDS encoding type II secretion system GspH family protein gives MKTIGRAFTLLELLVTMAIIGILAALLFPALSRAKARARQINCLSNLKQFATALQLYAGDFNDHLPPNQDGQNVPLGQTWVEGWLGLPGPDCTNTTYLQRSLVGRYLGGRVELWRCPAARPVTVAGVTQPRVRTVSLNGFMGSPGQQPPATTYRKLSGLTGLTPALALTFLEEKVETINDGAFGLQRDFDANASANWTLRDKPETLHTGSGNVSFADGHAENHRWRDARTLNAPRDDAVMPGNADVLWLQQHATWRPTTP, from the coding sequence ATGAAAACGATCGGGCGCGCGTTCACTCTGTTGGAACTACTGGTGACGATGGCGATCATCGGCATTCTCGCGGCGTTGCTGTTCCCCGCGTTGAGCCGGGCCAAGGCGCGGGCCCGGCAGATCAACTGCCTCTCGAACCTCAAACAATTTGCCACCGCCCTGCAACTTTACGCCGGCGATTTCAACGATCATCTGCCGCCCAATCAGGACGGACAAAACGTTCCGCTCGGACAAACCTGGGTGGAAGGCTGGCTCGGGTTGCCCGGACCGGATTGCACCAACACGACTTATTTGCAGCGCAGTCTGGTGGGACGTTATCTGGGAGGCCGGGTGGAATTATGGCGTTGCCCCGCCGCCAGGCCGGTCACCGTCGCGGGCGTCACCCAACCCCGCGTGCGGACGGTGTCGCTCAATGGTTTCATGGGGTCTCCCGGACAACAACCGCCCGCCACCACGTACCGAAAGTTGAGCGGCCTGACCGGACTGACGCCCGCCCTGGCGCTGACGTTCCTGGAAGAAAAGGTGGAGACGATCAACGATGGCGCTTTTGGTTTGCAGAGAGATTTTGACGCAAACGCCAGCGCGAACTGGACGTTGCGCGACAAACCGGAGACGTTGCACACGGGCAGCGGCAATGTCAGTTTCGCCGACGGTCACGCGGAAAATCACCGTTGGCGCGACGCGCGCACCCTCAACGCGCCACGCGACGACGCCGTAATGCCCGGCAACGCGGACGTGCTCTGGTTGCAACAACACGCCACCTGGCGCCCAACCACCCCATGA